The sequence TTAGATATTAAACCGGGAATGTCTCAGTTCCATGAACAGATTATCTGGACGAAATCTCATCAAGTGAAAGGATTTAATTTAGCCATTTATTGGCGACGCAAGTATCGGAATAAAGTGCAGAAAGAGCCTTGGTATATTTTAACCACTCTTCCTACTCAAAAGCTCACTTTGTCTTTATATGCTAGGCGATGGAGCATCGAAACTTTGTTTAGAGATTGTAAAACCCGAGGCTATAACTTGGAGAAAAGTAAAGTTAATGAACCTCGTTTGATGGGGCTCATTCTGCTCATTACAATCGCCTATACTTTAGCTAATTTTCAGGGAGAACTCGTGAAAAAATTGAGGACAACTGAGTATGTTGGTCGCCCAACTGAAAAACAACGTTCTATTCCAAGACATAGTTATTTAGGGATGGGACTCAATTGCCTAGCCTATCTTCAAGCTTTAACCATTTGGTCAGATTTAGCTCATCGTTTGATGGCTCTCAAACCTCATAAATCCCTAGATTTTCAAAGAGGTCTCAAGGCTGTATCTACTCTCCAGTCTGCTTTATAGCTTTGTTGTCATCCCTTAAGACGAGAATTTAAAGCTGATTGATATCAGAAACAATACATAGTTAGTCAGCGTTTGAACCGTACTATGTTTGGTTAACTAAAAGAGAATGGAGTAAATTATCCCCTTAATTTGTAATCATTGCCACTCTACAATTGATCTCAATCAATATCGGCTATCGATAAGACCTTTCCTCTTAAACCGGCTGGTATTGGGACTCCATAATGACTAAGCAATGTCGGTAACACATCATAGATTTCTGCTTGTTCGATAGACTGACCGCCTTGGACTGTGTTGGGATCATTAAAAATGATAATCCCCGATCGCGCATGATTGGCATCATCAGCCCCAGTATCATTTTCCCAACGATAGAGAGAGTCTCCGCCAACGGTTCCTTGAGACCGCCAGGCTAAATCCTGAAAATAGACAATTAAATCAGGCGGGATGCCTCGCACTCGCTGATAAATCTCTTGCGGAATATAGGCTTTTACCCCGAGAGAATTTCCCCAGGGATCTTTGAGGGATTCTAGCTTGTCCATGAGTTGCTGCCGTTCCCTATGATAGTCAGCAACCGAAATGAC is a genomic window of Cyanobacteria bacterium GSL.Bin1 containing:
- a CDS encoding phosphodiesterase codes for the protein HGAQPLMGGFCLNQWLIETGYLTLKETPTTPIPLEKANVDWSQTKAWGTGGYYGRIFLNVEGREPEGVISVADYHRERQQLMDKLESLKDPWGNSLGVKAYIPQEIYQRVRGIPPDLIVYFQDLAWRSQGTVGGDSLYRWENDTGADDANHARSGIIIFNDPNTVQGGQSIEQAEIYDVLPTLLSHYGVPIPAGLRGKVLSIADID